Proteins from a genomic interval of Sphingobacterium lactis:
- the hppD gene encoding 4-hydroxyphenylpyruvate dioxygenase: MTQTFAEKIAKAQDFLPINGTDYIEFYVGNAKQAAHYYKTAFGFQSEAYAGPETGVRDRVSYVVKQNKIRLVLTTALKSEHEISEHVKKHGDGVKVLALWVDDAEKSLKATLDRGAKLYQDLRVTKDEFGEVRTAGIYTYGETVHMFVERKNYTGPFMPGFEAWKSDYNPEETGLLYVDHCVGNVGWNKMNETVQWYQDVMGFVNILSFDDKQINTEYSALMSKVMSNGNGYVKFPINEPAEGKKKSQIEEYLEFYEGEGVQHAALATNDIIKTVKALKARGVEFLGAPPEAYYEMLPERVGKIDEEIRAIQELGILVDKDEEGYLLQIFTKPVEDRPTLFYEIIERKGAQSFGAGNFKALFEAIEREQEKRGNL, encoded by the coding sequence ATGACACAGACATTTGCAGAAAAGATTGCCAAAGCGCAAGATTTCTTACCCATTAACGGGACAGATTATATTGAATTTTACGTAGGGAATGCGAAACAAGCGGCCCATTATTATAAAACGGCGTTTGGTTTCCAATCGGAAGCGTATGCCGGTCCAGAAACCGGCGTCCGCGACCGAGTATCGTACGTGGTCAAGCAGAATAAGATCCGCTTGGTCCTGACAACGGCACTCAAGTCCGAGCACGAAATTTCCGAACACGTTAAGAAACATGGTGATGGCGTTAAGGTATTGGCCCTTTGGGTTGATGATGCGGAGAAATCACTGAAAGCAACATTGGATAGAGGCGCTAAGCTTTACCAAGACCTTCGCGTTACAAAGGATGAATTTGGTGAAGTGCGGACAGCAGGGATATATACCTATGGCGAAACGGTCCACATGTTCGTGGAACGCAAAAATTATACTGGACCATTCATGCCGGGTTTTGAAGCCTGGAAAAGTGATTACAATCCGGAAGAAACAGGTTTGCTGTACGTGGACCACTGTGTGGGAAATGTGGGATGGAATAAAATGAATGAAACCGTGCAATGGTATCAGGATGTTATGGGATTCGTCAATATCCTGTCCTTCGACGATAAGCAGATCAACACCGAGTACTCGGCATTGATGAGTAAGGTGATGAGCAACGGAAATGGGTATGTGAAGTTTCCGATCAATGAGCCTGCGGAAGGGAAGAAGAAATCGCAGATCGAAGAATACTTGGAGTTTTATGAAGGCGAAGGGGTGCAACATGCTGCCTTGGCCACCAATGATATCATCAAGACGGTAAAAGCTTTGAAAGCACGTGGCGTCGAATTTTTGGGCGCACCTCCGGAGGCCTATTACGAAATGTTGCCGGAACGTGTAGGAAAGATCGATGAAGAAATCCGTGCGATCCAGGAATTGGGAATCCTGGTCGATAAGGATGAAGAAGGATACCTGTTGCAGATCTTCACCAAGCCTGTAGAGGATAGACCGACACTGTTTTATGAAATCATCGAGCGCAAAGGAGCACAGAGCTTCGGTGCCGGTAATTTTAAGGCATTATTTGAGGCGATTGAGCGCGAACAGGAAAAACGTGGTAACCTTTAA
- a CDS encoding flavin reductase family protein, translated as MQFNDTKTFDQKTHGSTFDTLIKYAVAPRPICFASTIDKAGNVNLSPFSYFNFMSTTPPICVFSPLTRMRDGKDKHTLENIREVPEVVINIVNYDMVQQTSLSSTEYPKGVDEFEKSGFSATPSKHIRPPRVAESPVQLECKVRDVITFAEAGGSGNLVIAEVVAMHIKSHLLDEDDHIDQAGLDLVARLGGNWYCRVTADNLFEVPKPLRKMGIGVDQLPEDIRNSAILTGNQLGLLANIEALPEKDDSIVHDEHTLSLLTMWKDDPVQLRNELQRHAAKLLDEGDIDLAWQVLLLH; from the coding sequence ATGCAGTTTAACGACACGAAAACATTTGACCAAAAGACACACGGCAGCACCTTTGATACGCTGATAAAATACGCAGTTGCACCTCGTCCCATTTGTTTTGCATCGACCATCGATAAAGCCGGAAATGTGAACCTGAGTCCTTTTTCGTACTTCAACTTTATGTCGACCACGCCACCGATCTGTGTGTTCTCCCCCTTGACACGCATGCGCGATGGGAAGGACAAGCATACCTTGGAAAATATCCGTGAAGTACCGGAAGTCGTGATCAACATCGTGAATTACGACATGGTGCAACAGACTTCCCTATCAAGTACCGAATATCCGAAGGGGGTTGATGAATTTGAGAAATCCGGATTTAGCGCAACGCCTTCCAAGCACATCCGTCCACCACGGGTGGCGGAATCACCGGTACAGTTGGAATGTAAGGTACGGGATGTGATCACCTTCGCGGAAGCTGGCGGATCGGGAAACTTGGTCATTGCCGAGGTTGTGGCAATGCATATCAAATCGCACCTGCTCGATGAAGATGACCACATCGACCAGGCTGGTCTGGATCTGGTAGCTCGACTGGGTGGAAACTGGTACTGCCGGGTAACAGCGGACAACCTGTTCGAAGTACCAAAACCGCTCCGCAAAATGGGAATCGGTGTGGACCAATTACCTGAGGATATCCGGAATTCCGCCATTCTGACCGGAAATCAGTTGGGGCTGCTCGCCAATATCGAAGCACTTCCAGAAAAGGATGATTCGATTGTTCACGACGAACATACCCTCAGCCTGTTGACCATGTGGAAGGATGATCCCGTACAGCTACGAAATGAGCTGCAACGCCATGCTGCCAAACTATTGGATGAGGGCGATATCGACCTGGCTTGGCAGGTGTTGTTACTTCACTAA
- a CDS encoding homogentisate 1,2-dioxygenase yields MPLYHHLGKIPPKRHTVFRKENGELYSEELVSTHGFSSVYSLVYHCYPPTIVKEIREPYDVAPKIAREKHLKHTSLRGFQVAPKEDYLDSRTPVLVNADLHISLAAPQKSMTDYFYKNSQADEVIFVHEGSGVLKTGYGELKFSYGDYLVVPRGVIYQIHFDTPENRLFIVESFEPIRTPKRYRNEFGQLMEHAPFCERDIRRPENLQTFDEKGDFEVKIKKQGLIYPYIYGSHPFDFVGWDGYHYPWAFSIHDFMPITGMLHQPPPVHQTFETNSFVLCSFCPRMYDYHPDSIPAPYNHSNVDSDEVLYYVDGDFMSRKSVERGQITLHPGGIPHGPHPGTVEKSIGQTRTEELAVMIDPFRPLMLTEEALLIEDQDYYSSWMS; encoded by the coding sequence ATGCCACTTTATCATCATTTGGGAAAAATCCCTCCAAAAAGGCATACCGTCTTCCGCAAGGAAAACGGCGAGCTGTATTCGGAAGAGCTGGTTTCCACACATGGATTTTCCAGTGTGTATTCTTTAGTTTACCATTGTTATCCACCGACGATCGTTAAAGAAATTCGAGAACCCTATGATGTCGCTCCAAAGATCGCGCGGGAAAAACATCTCAAACATACCAGCCTGCGTGGCTTTCAGGTTGCACCTAAGGAAGACTATCTGGACAGCAGAACGCCCGTATTGGTCAATGCGGACCTCCATATCTCCTTGGCTGCACCTCAAAAATCCATGACGGATTATTTCTATAAGAACAGTCAGGCAGACGAAGTAATCTTCGTGCATGAAGGTTCCGGTGTGCTGAAAACAGGATACGGGGAACTGAAGTTCAGTTATGGCGATTATTTGGTGGTGCCTCGTGGAGTAATCTATCAGATTCACTTTGATACACCGGAGAACAGACTCTTCATCGTGGAATCCTTCGAGCCCATCCGCACGCCGAAACGTTATCGCAATGAGTTCGGTCAGCTGATGGAACATGCTCCTTTCTGTGAGCGGGATATTCGTAGACCTGAAAACCTACAGACCTTTGATGAGAAAGGCGATTTTGAAGTAAAAATCAAGAAACAGGGACTCATCTATCCGTATATCTACGGCAGCCACCCCTTTGATTTCGTTGGCTGGGATGGCTATCATTATCCATGGGCATTTTCGATCCATGATTTTATGCCGATTACGGGGATGCTGCATCAACCGCCACCTGTCCATCAGACCTTCGAAACCAATTCCTTCGTGCTCTGTAGCTTTTGCCCGCGTATGTACGATTACCACCCCGATTCCATTCCTGCCCCATATAACCACAGCAATGTAGACTCCGATGAGGTGCTGTACTATGTTGATGGAGACTTTATGAGCCGGAAATCGGTGGAGCGCGGACAGATCACGCTCCATCCGGGAGGCATCCCGCACGGGCCGCACCCTGGAACGGTGGAGAAGAGTATCGGACAGACCCGCACGGAAGAACTGGCGGTCATGATCGACCCCTTCCGACCATTGATGCTCACCGAAGAGGCCCTATTGATTGAAGACCAGGATTATTATTCATCATGGATGAGTTAA
- a CDS encoding GNAT family N-acetyltransferase, which produces MKDQFLDIPLKKNEEKSRFELEVNGHIAFIDYKETNSTIALIHTEAPAELGGTGAASALVEKTLNFIKDAGKSISPYCPYVFAYIKKHPEWKEHVSPRFPKYDEI; this is translated from the coding sequence ATGAAAGATCAATTTTTGGATATCCCTTTAAAGAAGAATGAAGAAAAAAGTAGGTTTGAATTGGAAGTCAATGGCCACATTGCTTTTATCGACTACAAAGAAACAAACAGCACAATTGCTTTGATTCATACGGAGGCACCTGCTGAACTTGGTGGAACCGGAGCTGCTTCAGCCTTGGTGGAGAAAACCTTGAATTTTATCAAAGATGCCGGTAAGAGCATTTCGCCATACTGCCCTTATGTTTTTGCCTATATTAAAAAGCATCCGGAATGGAAGGAACATGTATCGCCTCGATTCCCGAAATACGACGAGATTTAG
- a CDS encoding KilA-N domain-containing protein has product MNQLSKTQKTNILDNVKKENGMFSLNGLYELAGSPKNKDPRTWVKQDNVKELIHTVSEILNVTSNHIIKSKRGKGGGTEAHRQIALSYAKYLDPKLHALVNEVFFERVEEEKNPDLIVDRAITTYTKKGYSPEWISKRITGKAARNEFTSTLKRHGVSGDGYQRCTNAMYIELYGKDASGVREKKGIPQKSNIRENMSALELQAIQFAEMLAKEDIEKNRRYGNEECAMVSNQAARVIKNSINQFRNR; this is encoded by the coding sequence ATGAACCAATTATCAAAAACTCAAAAGACTAACATTCTTGATAATGTTAAAAAAGAAAACGGAATGTTTTCTCTAAATGGTCTATATGAATTAGCTGGCAGTCCTAAGAATAAAGATCCTCGAACTTGGGTGAAACAAGATAATGTTAAAGAATTAATTCACACTGTTAGTGAAATTCTAAATGTGACTTCAAATCACATTATAAAATCTAAGAGAGGTAAAGGCGGTGGTACTGAAGCTCATAGACAAATAGCACTCTCATACGCTAAATATCTTGATCCAAAATTACACGCTTTAGTAAACGAAGTTTTCTTCGAAAGAGTTGAAGAAGAAAAGAATCCTGATCTTATTGTTGACCGTGCAATAACTACTTACACTAAAAAAGGATATTCACCTGAATGGATCTCAAAGAGAATAACAGGCAAGGCGGCTCGTAACGAATTTACCTCTACTCTAAAAAGACACGGTGTCTCCGGTGATGGATATCAAAGATGTACCAATGCAATGTACATAGAGCTTTACGGAAAAGATGCAAGTGGGGTACGTGAGAAAAAGGGCATACCTCAAAAATCAAATATCCGTGAGAACATGTCAGCTTTAGAACTCCAGGCTATACAATTTGCTGAAATGTTGGCTAAAGAGGACATTGAAAAAAATCGCCGTTACGGAAACGAAGAATGCGCTATGGTTTCAAATCAAGCGGCAAGAGTAATTAAAAATTCAATTAACCAATTCAGAAACAGATAA
- a CDS encoding aromatic amino acid hydroxylase yields the protein MRTYDNPILEALPKHLQRYVVDQNYDRYSAMDQAIWRYVMRQNYAYLKDYAFYPYIPGLTKAGLTIERIPDLQEMNDSLKRIGWGAVTVDGFIPPAAFMEFQANCVLVIAADIRQMEHIEYTPAPDIIHESSGHAPIIGEPEYAAYLQYFGEVGSKAMSSGKDFQLYEAIRHLSIVKEREDATQEEIDSATKAFEEIANNMGEPSEMALLSRLHWWTVEYGLIGSVEDHKIYGAGLLSSIGESVSCMQPEVTKLPYSLETITYSYDITKPQPQLFVTPDFQHAHAVLEEFADGMAFRTGGIAGLRKAIDSGQVSTVQLSSGLQVSGVFEHFISDTEAFAIKTTGPTALAFEGKEIKGQGKKHHPDGFSSPLGELLGQKKSLEDCTDTDLQAMGLEIGKFCTLYFKSGILVSGQLDAMVRERDKLLILTFSDCTVVHEPSNKTLFQPEWGVFDMAVGDTISSVFAGAADKFAFDPEVSVSSTKTEKIVRTQAQLDLFSIYGQIREIRRSEVETGTLEELVQEVINHHPEDWLALVELYELSVFNGDTANTKRIKDSLMKKAEQKPDLHKLIVDGLRIAETQPINLELVK from the coding sequence ATGAGAACCTACGACAATCCCATCCTCGAAGCTTTGCCTAAGCATCTGCAGCGTTATGTTGTGGATCAGAATTACGATCGATACTCTGCCATGGATCAGGCCATCTGGCGTTACGTTATGCGTCAGAACTACGCCTATCTGAAAGATTATGCCTTCTATCCCTATATTCCAGGGTTAACCAAGGCAGGCCTAACCATCGAGCGCATTCCGGATCTGCAGGAAATGAACGATAGCTTAAAGCGGATAGGTTGGGGCGCCGTTACGGTAGATGGTTTTATCCCACCGGCAGCCTTTATGGAGTTTCAGGCCAATTGTGTATTGGTTATCGCTGCGGATATCCGCCAGATGGAGCATATCGAATATACTCCAGCACCGGATATCATCCACGAATCATCCGGTCATGCCCCAATTATCGGTGAACCTGAATATGCAGCATACCTGCAATATTTCGGAGAGGTCGGGTCCAAGGCTATGAGTTCCGGCAAGGATTTCCAATTGTACGAAGCCATTCGGCATCTGTCTATCGTAAAGGAACGCGAAGATGCTACGCAGGAAGAGATCGATTCCGCTACGAAAGCATTTGAAGAGATTGCCAATAATATGGGGGAACCTTCGGAGATGGCATTGCTGAGTCGCCTGCATTGGTGGACCGTCGAATACGGATTAATTGGCAGTGTTGAGGACCATAAGATCTATGGTGCCGGTTTGCTGTCCTCCATTGGGGAAAGTGTCAGCTGCATGCAACCGGAAGTGACCAAACTGCCGTATTCGTTGGAAACCATTACCTACAGCTATGACATCACCAAACCGCAACCGCAGTTGTTCGTAACACCTGATTTTCAGCATGCCCATGCGGTGTTGGAGGAATTTGCCGATGGCATGGCCTTCCGCACAGGCGGAATTGCCGGGTTGCGCAAAGCCATTGATAGCGGGCAGGTGAGCACGGTGCAGTTAAGTTCCGGACTTCAGGTTTCGGGCGTATTTGAACACTTTATCTCCGATACGGAGGCCTTTGCCATTAAAACAACAGGCCCCACAGCTTTGGCCTTTGAAGGTAAGGAAATCAAAGGGCAGGGGAAAAAGCACCATCCTGATGGATTCAGCTCCCCCTTGGGCGAATTATTGGGCCAAAAGAAGTCACTGGAGGATTGCACGGATACAGATTTGCAAGCGATGGGCTTGGAGATCGGGAAATTCTGTACCCTATATTTTAAATCGGGAATCTTGGTTTCCGGGCAATTGGATGCTATGGTCCGAGAGAGGGATAAGCTACTGATCTTAACATTTTCAGATTGTACCGTCGTGCATGAGCCGAGCAACAAAACACTATTTCAACCCGAGTGGGGTGTTTTCGATATGGCCGTTGGAGATACTATTTCTTCGGTATTTGCCGGCGCTGCGGATAAGTTTGCGTTTGATCCTGAAGTCTCCGTTTCTAGCACGAAAACGGAGAAGATTGTTCGTACACAGGCCCAGTTGGATCTATTCTCCATCTACGGACAGATCCGCGAAATAAGGCGATCAGAAGTTGAAACGGGAACCTTGGAGGAGCTCGTGCAGGAGGTCATCAACCACCATCCAGAAGATTGGTTAGCCTTGGTTGAGCTGTATGAATTGTCCGTATTCAACGGTGATACCGCCAATACCAAACGGATTAAAGATAGCTTAATGAAAAAGGCCGAGCAGAAACCCGACCTTCATAAACTTATCGTTGATGGGCTTCGCATAGCGGAAACCCAACCTATCAATCTTGAATTAGTGAAGTAA
- a CDS encoding AMP-dependent synthetase/ligase, translating to MEENLRLFDLALRQVDLYPNLAMFSHKVNGAWKNTSTVEFMEQVNALSKGMIELGVKPNDKVGLIADSSIEWHIVDFAIQQIGAVVVAIYPNISDSDYQFIFNDAEIKLCIVSTKSLYNRLVELTGSIYTLKYIFCIEQHEGLRNWKELDTVGQHIPDSTIHDLRNKIKHTDLATLIYTSGTTGKPKGVMLTHHNIISNVLAAREITPCKAYDRGLTFLPPCHAYERMVIYTYMYIGITVHIAESLDKIGQNITEVKPHIMTAVPRILEKVYEKIMKTGMELTGFKRKVFDWSVKVAEEYDPNPEKRSFGYNLKLKVAKSLVLDKWYQALGGHLLTVASGSASLQAKLARVFLAAGIPLYEGYGMTEASPLISVNHYIKGIRIGTVGLAVKYVEIKLADDGEILVKGPNVMQGYYKNKEETDKTIIDGWLHTGDIGVWEDEVFLKIIDRKKEMFKISGGKYVIPQPIEKKLLESNYIEQAMVIGDGQKFASAYIVPNYAHLQDWSKNEAPELKGLSKEKFLREPKIVRKINKEVQLANQHFGNWEQIKKPIILTNEFTIEEGELTPTLKMKRKVILEKYKKEFEELYHTAN from the coding sequence ATGGAGGAAAATCTTAGACTATTTGACCTTGCCTTACGGCAGGTCGATCTATATCCAAACCTGGCCATGTTCTCGCATAAGGTAAATGGCGCGTGGAAAAATACCTCGACGGTGGAATTCATGGAGCAGGTGAATGCCCTCTCCAAGGGGATGATCGAATTGGGTGTTAAGCCGAACGATAAGGTGGGATTGATTGCGGACAGCAGTATCGAATGGCATATCGTTGATTTCGCCATTCAACAGATCGGTGCCGTCGTGGTAGCCATCTATCCCAACATCAGTGATTCGGATTATCAATTTATCTTTAATGATGCCGAGATCAAACTTTGCATTGTCAGCACGAAAAGTTTATACAACAGATTGGTGGAACTGACAGGTTCCATCTATACACTCAAGTACATCTTCTGCATTGAGCAGCATGAAGGATTGCGCAACTGGAAAGAACTGGATACGGTAGGTCAACATATTCCCGACAGCACGATCCACGACCTGCGCAACAAAATCAAGCATACGGATTTGGCAACCCTAATCTATACTTCAGGTACAACGGGGAAACCGAAGGGCGTTATGCTGACGCATCACAACATCATATCCAATGTCTTGGCGGCGCGCGAAATTACTCCGTGTAAAGCATACGATAGGGGATTGACCTTCCTTCCGCCATGTCATGCCTACGAACGGATGGTTATCTATACCTATATGTACATTGGGATCACGGTACACATCGCTGAATCCCTGGATAAGATCGGCCAGAACATTACCGAAGTCAAGCCACATATCATGACTGCCGTTCCGCGGATCCTCGAAAAAGTATACGAGAAAATCATGAAGACCGGAATGGAACTGACCGGATTCAAACGCAAGGTATTCGACTGGTCGGTGAAGGTGGCGGAGGAATACGATCCAAACCCAGAGAAAAGATCATTCGGTTACAACCTCAAATTGAAGGTAGCCAAATCTTTGGTCTTGGATAAATGGTACCAAGCTTTGGGCGGGCACTTACTAACTGTTGCTTCCGGAAGTGCATCTTTGCAGGCGAAGTTGGCACGTGTGTTCTTGGCTGCCGGCATTCCCCTCTACGAAGGTTACGGCATGACCGAGGCTTCTCCCCTTATCTCCGTGAATCATTACATCAAAGGGATTCGTATCGGTACGGTAGGTTTAGCGGTAAAATATGTGGAAATCAAACTTGCTGACGATGGTGAGATCCTGGTGAAGGGTCCGAACGTGATGCAGGGCTATTACAAGAATAAGGAAGAAACCGATAAGACGATTATCGATGGCTGGTTGCATACCGGTGACATCGGTGTCTGGGAAGACGAAGTATTCTTGAAGATCATCGATCGGAAGAAGGAAATGTTCAAGATTTCCGGTGGTAAATATGTTATCCCACAGCCTATCGAGAAGAAATTATTGGAATCCAATTATATCGAACAAGCGATGGTCATCGGCGACGGACAGAAGTTTGCTTCGGCATACATCGTTCCGAATTATGCCCACCTTCAGGATTGGAGCAAAAACGAAGCACCGGAATTGAAGGGTTTATCCAAGGAGAAGTTCCTCCGTGAACCGAAGATCGTGCGTAAAATCAATAAGGAAGTGCAGCTTGCGAACCAGCATTTCGGGAATTGGGAACAGATCAAGAAACCGATCATCCTGACGAATGAATTCACCATCGAGGAAGGGGAACTGACTCCAACTCTTAAGATGAAGCGCAAGGTCATCCTTGAAAAATATAAAAAGGAATTTGAAGAGCTGTACCACACAGCAAATTAA
- a CDS encoding S24 family peptidase, with product MSVYQGEKFRLFIAKVKNLYSNYGFPAKPTNEEIAEKLGVKPMQLNRYYKSANLQKETVLRILKSFNVSESEIWGEVDNLHDWFEGDVSKFVSKNSKPKTKPKEEITPIPYDDYMMVEYVDLSASAGMLGGSNVDLLPDYKKRLVPKEFENGNYLVVRVNGDSMTDGSDISIPDGVEILVKEHVLENGDKLPIRGNLFVICSREGNVFKQIVEHNTDLSYIRCHSYNPKYEDYNIPMDDVFQIFIYRKIVGYRPNIPEIK from the coding sequence ATGTCTGTATATCAGGGAGAAAAATTTCGCTTATTTATTGCTAAAGTGAAAAACCTTTATTCGAATTATGGTTTTCCAGCTAAACCAACTAATGAAGAGATTGCCGAAAAGCTTGGCGTTAAACCCATGCAGTTGAATAGGTATTATAAATCAGCAAATCTTCAAAAGGAAACCGTTCTAAGAATATTAAAATCCTTTAATGTTTCGGAAAGTGAAATATGGGGTGAAGTTGATAACCTCCATGATTGGTTTGAAGGCGATGTCTCCAAATTTGTGTCAAAAAATAGTAAACCTAAAACCAAACCAAAAGAAGAAATAACACCAATACCTTATGATGATTATATGATGGTTGAATATGTAGACTTATCAGCTAGCGCAGGCATGCTCGGGGGATCCAATGTGGATTTGCTGCCTGACTATAAAAAGAGACTCGTTCCAAAGGAATTTGAGAACGGAAATTATTTAGTCGTTCGTGTTAACGGAGATAGCATGACCGATGGATCGGATATTTCTATCCCAGATGGAGTAGAGATATTGGTAAAAGAACACGTTTTGGAGAACGGAGACAAACTACCGATCAGAGGAAATCTATTTGTTATATGCTCCAGGGAAGGTAACGTATTCAAGCAGATCGTAGAACACAACACCGACTTAAGCTATATCCGCTGCCATTCCTACAATCCCAAATATGAAGATTATAACATTCCAATGGATGATGTATTCCAGATATTCATTTACCGCAAGATAGTAGGGTATAGACCTAACATTCCAGAAATCAAATAA
- a CDS encoding fumarylacetoacetate hydrolase family protein: MKIVSYLENNAATLGFVIDNLVYPSKVISPNLPSSFQELLEQGDTGMREAETAVQRFVTSEHPGKGRTLEEVQLLAPLPKPPSFRDAYAFRQHVETSRLNRGLEMIPEFDQFPVFYFSNHQAIQGPGPVYCQPQHFDRMDFELEVAIVIGKKGKNISVQEADDHIAGFMILNDLSARRLQMEEMKLNLGPAKGKDFASMFGPYFVSREELKGYLTEPMPGHTGAAYNLQMSCFVNDVLVSTGNLNSMNWTFAEIIERVSYGVTLYPGDIIGSGTVGTGCFLELNGTGKRMDPTYQEQWLQPGDTVRMEVTALGVLENTVLLDPETTEKPTKS, from the coding sequence ATGAAGATTGTAAGCTATTTAGAGAACAACGCAGCGACGCTAGGTTTCGTAATTGACAACCTGGTCTATCCGAGCAAAGTGATTTCACCAAACTTGCCGAGCAGTTTCCAGGAATTGCTGGAACAAGGGGATACAGGAATGCGCGAGGCAGAAACAGCAGTCCAGCGTTTCGTAACAAGTGAACACCCGGGAAAGGGTCGTACCTTGGAAGAAGTGCAACTCTTAGCCCCCCTACCCAAGCCCCCTTCCTTCCGAGATGCCTATGCATTTCGACAGCATGTGGAAACATCAAGGTTAAATCGTGGCTTGGAGATGATTCCCGAATTTGACCAATTCCCTGTATTTTACTTTTCCAATCACCAAGCCATACAGGGTCCAGGTCCTGTGTACTGCCAACCGCAGCATTTCGACCGGATGGATTTTGAACTGGAGGTAGCCATCGTCATTGGTAAAAAGGGGAAGAACATTTCTGTGCAGGAAGCGGATGACCATATTGCTGGGTTTATGATCCTGAACGACCTCAGCGCTCGTCGCCTCCAGATGGAAGAGATGAAGCTGAACCTGGGCCCTGCCAAGGGGAAGGATTTTGCCAGCATGTTCGGTCCGTATTTCGTGAGTCGGGAAGAACTGAAAGGCTACCTCACAGAACCGATGCCCGGACATACCGGAGCCGCATATAACCTGCAGATGTCCTGCTTTGTAAATGATGTGCTGGTATCCACTGGCAACCTCAATTCCATGAACTGGACCTTTGCGGAGATTATCGAACGGGTTTCCTATGGCGTCACCCTTTACCCTGGAGACATCATAGGATCAGGAACCGTGGGCACCGGTTGTTTCCTGGAGCTCAATGGAACCGGAAAACGGATGGACCCCACCTATCAGGAACAATGGCTACAACCGGGGGATACCGTACGAATGGAAGTAACCGCACTCGGTGTATTGGAAAACACCGTGCTCCTGGATCCTGAAACCACTGAAAAACCAACAAAATCTTAA